agaGGTCTTTGGTTAGCAACGGACGCTCCTTTTGAGTCAACACTGTTAAGAGGATTTGTTGAGAGGAAGCTGGCCCTAAAATACATGCGAATCAGGTCCCATGAATTAAGTAACGTTTTGAAAAGCTGCAGTGCGTGGTGCCTGTGCCTTAGACGACTATTGCAAATGAAGAGAATTTAGCTCACCATTTGtgtagaaaggaaaaaaaacaacggCTATTACCTGCACCTGTCCCTAAAGGAATCTCAAATACACGTTTCATCTGTGCTGTTGTCCCTCCACGTTCCAAAAAGCTATCACCACGCCCTTCCAGGACAGATGGTGTGATACTTTTTCTGAGGATAGACCACAAATTCCACATTACACCTTATATTTTGCAATAGAAATGTTGTGTCCCCTTGTGCAGTAAATCGCCGAAACTAGAGTTGAGTAAAATATGCAATTTATAGTACGTCGGGTTACACAAGACAAATCATGTAATAAATCTGATCAAGAAAAATCCTTGATCAAGACAACTAGCTCCGTTACTCACCTTCTTAGAGAATCGTACATCCCCtacatttgaaaaaaagaggtaataattatttcttaGATTGTTTGGATCAGTTGACACATTCTTAaattaaaaccaaaacaaccagTGCGAACGGGATATTGTAAAGCGATTTGGTTGTCGAATGAAGCTACATGGCTCATCAGTAATTGGGGTactttatttctcatttgtgtTAAACCGCTTCTTCGTCTTTTTATCTAAATATGTTCATTAGTTATTTGTGCCACGCCAATTAAATTGTtagttttgaagttgtatctttTTAGGAGCAGGAAGCCCGAACAACTCCTTGTGATTTCTCTATGGGCCTTCCTATTGGATTTTTCGTTCGTAACGATAATTTGTTTCTCCATTCTTGATGTTATGAATTTACCCCCAAAATGCACACTGAATTGAACTCCAGCACATAACCAATGCATAATACACATCCAGGCCACAAAATTAAACGTAACATCGGAATATAGTACCTAAACGAAGTTCACAAATCACAGGTCATGGTTTTACCAAAACCAAATCTGAAAAAGGTTTCCAAGGCCTAAACAGACTTTTTCCTGATATTCAAGATTTATCCTCTCAGTAAGCTTAAGACAGAAACGAAAACAAAGTTGCCTCATGGTGACCTGTGACTCATGGTTCGCTTTCGGCACCAACAGTCCTATTTGTCCCCACCTGCAGTTTGAGATATTGTCTATTCTTTTCCATTAGTCTTTCGGATAGTTCACTATACCGCTTTTTCGTGTCTTCCAGCTCCTTCTTATCatctgcagaaaaaaaaagcaagggaTTGTAGACGAATTCCAAAACTGTAGAAGGTACAGAAATCTGTctctttatatatttttttcggAGACAACTCAATTTTGTAGTCCTTACTTGATCTCTGAGTTTTCAAAGCTGTGGAGGTTATTTAGGGCAGTTAAGGACGAACAAAGCGCCTTAGCttctaaaaaacaaaataagttgTGATTTCATGGCCGGCTACGGGTCTAAGTTTTGAAATCACTAAATGACTGACCGTCCGATAAATTAACGAAAACTAGAATGCTGGCAGGAGTCAAAATTATTGGGATTACTCGCATGTGAATGAGTGAATCAGGGTTAAATTTTTAAAGTAATTGGGCATGCTTACAATAACATACTACTGATATGCACCATTTAAAATAACTTAAAGTTCTTAGTTTCAATAATGAAGATAAATATGATATTTGAAAACAGGCGCTAAGCTTTATCAAAGCAGGCCAGTCACTTACTttttttagagcaaaaataaGAGAGACTGTTCAGACGTGATAATAATCAAAAAGCGTCCATGCGTTGAAACTTCGAACGTAGCAACAACTCAACAATCCAACTCGGATTTAGGTCGGCGTTCCGTAGTCCCCTTCGCATAGGTGGTGGCGTCAATTGAAACTATATTTGCTCGCATACATACAGCGTCTAATTTTACAGTTATAATTAAGGAtacagttcagttcagtttgaACTTTGGAAAGAACTTGGTTGTAGTACTGTTCCAGCTGagttgccttttccttcgccTTGTTAGCAACGTAGTCTTGATACATTTTCTCCTGGTGGGTCTGAAGAAAGAAACGTCGCAGAGAATAAGTCCATTACCCTGCGCAAAGAGTCGTCTTTAGTCTTGAGGAGGGGGATCTGCTATCATTTTATACGAACAATTTCATCTTAAAATCAGCATTTCAAACCCAATGCGTAAGGTTTGACCAAGCCCCTAAGGCGGCCTTCTGTCCTGTTAAGTCGGACGATCGGTTATACCAAACTAAAGTTTTTCGAACATGTGAACAAAAATTACCGCAGACTTAAAGAATTTTGTGAGCTACCACCGGAAATTCGttaaaacttctttttttcttagATAAACTGGCCATGCAGCACAATTTATGTTTTACATTTGTTAATCTCGCCAGGGAAACAGCTGCAGGTCACCACATTAGTCATCTCAATTGTCAAGTAATATGATCGATATCACCCGTACAAATACTCTGATTATGGACTCGGGAGTCTTAGGCCCTGcttatatggagaaaagtttTCCCTTGCAAGAGGGTCACCCTCCCAGCCGAGTCAACTTAAGCGAGAATTTATATGAGAAAAGAATTAACCCTTTTGCCCGAGTTAAGAGTTGCCCGCCTCAGTTTCGGTCAGGAGACTGGGAAGACAGCTCTCACGCATGCTCTCGTCATCTTGCCTTGACCGAGACCCGGCTAGGCGAGCCAAAGTGTTTACATGGAAAAAAGTTGGAGGGTGACCCTACCGTCGAAAAAGGCCGGTTGACCTGGCTGGGCGGGTGACCCTTCCAGCAAAGGCATGGGTCGCACTTGGCAAATCTTTGCCggaatttgtttactttgcgGTGGAAATCTGTCATCGCGGGCCTTTGCCTAGTGCGACCCCAGGTTTTTCGCTTCGGCAAAAACTTTGCGAATCGGCAAAACATCAAATACACCGTAGTGCTTGGGTGGTGCTGGCAGATTTTCGCAAAGTCGAGTCAAACAATGGGAATCACAGCGGTAACTGTCAACGCTTGTCAGTGTACCATGAAAAACGATGCGCGCGGGAAGTTCAGTTCTAGTTCGCGGTTTAAAATACGGTTAAATGAAGTTCTTGTGACTCGAAGCTGCTGACGAAAAAATTCCTCAGGTACTGATATGTCGTAGTAGTGTAGATCAAACCACGACTGTAACGGGCGGGGAACTGACCAGGCATATGGTGATCGAGCTATCCTTCGTCGACGTTGATGTCTTCCTCTGATCATGGCCGCAGTTAAAACAGTAAAACATTCCTCTGCCCATCGTTCGTATATCAAGCGAAAGACAACAAACTTCTGTAAGTTAAGCTGAATGAACAGAAGGAGAATCACCGTAATAACTATGAGCACTCCTTCTACGGGACGCATACTTGTTTCTTTTTAGACCGCGATTGATATCATGCCTTTCGAAAGCACATTGGTAAACGACGTGGTATCTAGTATCTGGTTACTGACAAATATCTCCCTAGTGCGACCCGCTGTTTCTATCTAAAAGTTTTCCTTTCCGGTTgcggtttcaaatttttgtgGTTTTTTAGCCGGCAAAGATTAAAACTTTTCCCAAGTGCGACCCATACCAAAGCCAACTAATTtttttctcatgtaaacggttcccgccaaggaaactcctaatatgggcaatcacattactgcatttcaaatgacgtcaaagcgaaactttccagaaagttccatggagagatgacgttgtttgcatccctgttcgctaagccaatgaaaattcgcgctcgtttgttattgtttgataagccaattaaatgttttgcatttttgtttgcgttctgtttttacatttatttttcatggtcatatgaaagtcgctctaagtCACTATCTAACCGTTTCAGTCTGTGACCGCTTGAGCTGCTCAcctaactgcgatgatctacCCAGCTTTCACTTAGTGATCTAAATACGGTGTTTGTGACCTCATAAATTATTCATGAATGTCAAAATCATCACATGAAAAGGCGTTTTCTTACTTGGTAAGTCCAGAATGCCAGTGCCCTGGAGCAAATCTCCATGATCACCTCTGGTTTCTGCCCAGCCAGCACCATCTATATAGAATTTTAAAATGCTGTGAATTGCtgacaaaaacatttaaaatattcATGTAATTCATTAGTCATAGTCATAGTCACAGTTTATTTACCCACCAGGAGTTTAGGAGTCGTTACTAGTTGAAACACTCTTGTGCAACCATGATATATATATTACCACAGAGGTCAGATCACAACACTGcaaactccatgccctactctttgcgacaagtgtgtgggttccttTATGTCCCaaagggttatgaacattgattagggttgtgagacggggcctacggttgaTCATCCTTATCCGcaaagactagaaagtctagaacc
The sequence above is a segment of the Montipora foliosa isolate CH-2021 chromosome 2, ASM3666993v2, whole genome shotgun sequence genome. Coding sequences within it:
- the LOC137990989 gene encoding E3 ubiquitin-protein ligase CCNB1IP1-like, giving the protein MDNDLLCNFRKCRKRLNTHAWVTSCSHIFCDEDGTREFNKSLVCPACETNLSAKFDVIRVDLQASEQFKSMVLAGQKPEVIMEICSRALAFWTYQTHQEKMYQDYVANKAKEKATQLEQYYNQVLSKVQTELNSLKTQRSNDKKELEDTKKRYSELSERLMEKNRQYLKLQGMYDSLRRKSITPSVLEGRGDSFLERGGTTAQMKRVFEIPLGTGADLLRRTSSTADVRYPAERDFHVFEASVPQTSARASSPSLRQVNEADDNETGKFTLDFVGTPGISRRLGQKGNNNN